A stretch of the bacterium genome encodes the following:
- a CDS encoding ferritin has protein sequence MLSKKMYDVLNAQVNHELESEYVYLQLAAWSKAQNLEGFSSWMKHQAEEEREHAMKIHDFLIDNGHEVELTGIEKPKLNIKTPIDVFKASLKHEQKISKNIHDCYTAALAEKCYRSQVMLHWFIEEQLEEEATASSILEKLENLKDSPSAIYWIDKELKKRGKE, from the coding sequence ATGCTTTCCAAGAAAATGTACGATGTGCTGAATGCACAAGTTAATCACGAACTCGAAAGCGAGTATGTCTATCTGCAGCTCGCCGCGTGGTCCAAGGCACAGAACCTCGAAGGCTTCTCAAGCTGGATGAAGCATCAGGCCGAGGAAGAGCGCGAACACGCGATGAAGATCCACGACTTCCTGATTGACAACGGTCATGAAGTCGAGCTTACGGGAATCGAAAAGCCCAAACTGAATATCAAAACTCCAATTGACGTCTTCAAAGCGTCGCTCAAGCACGAGCAGAAGATTTCCAAGAACATTCACGATTGCTACACTGCGGCTTTGGCTGAAAAGTGCTATCGCTCTCAGGTGATGCTGCACTGGTTCATTGAAGAGCAGCTCGAGGAAGAAGCGACGGCATCATCTATTCTTGAGAAGCTCGAGAACTTGAAGGACAGCCCGTCCGCCATCTACTGGATCGACAAGGAACTCAAGAAGCGCGGCAAAGAGTAG